Part of the Micropterus dolomieu isolate WLL.071019.BEF.003 ecotype Adirondacks linkage group LG17, ASM2129224v1, whole genome shotgun sequence genome is shown below.
TGTGAGTAGTCCACTTAAAAGCATTTCAACCCACCTGTTCGCAAATGGCTTTCGCAGTCGATTTTATGTGTTAGAAAAAATTGTCCTGCATGCTGGACTTAGAGCACATGCTGCATATTGTTCCACAGAgtagatgtgttgtttttgaagATGTAGACGGAACCAGCCTGTGGCTCGGAGCTCTGTGATTATCAACTGAATTGACTGTGAAAATTAGGCTGTTTGAATCTATGCTCCCCCCGCTGCCCTATCAGCATGCGCTGTGTGAGTGGGTGTGAGGCAGTGACTCACTCTCAGCACATCGTACAGTAAGCAACTTGAGCCACTTGCACAATACAGAATACTTTACTTTTGTCTCTGCTTGTGTCTCTCTACTTTCCTCCCCACAAACCCATTCTCCTTCTCTCAGGGTGAACGTCGGGTGTGGCCCTGCAGAGGAGAGAGTTCTGCTCACAGGCCTGCATGCTGTAGCGGATATCTACTGTGAGAACTGCAAGACGACCCTGGGCTGGAAATACGTAAGTGTCCTTGGCTGATTTGATgcacagcaccacaaactgcatCCAAGGTTAGAGGACGATAAACTGGGAGGCCCTTCTTATAGCACACCCTGATTTTATTAGCACCCTAATTATATTTGCACCTCCGCTTCTCTTGGGGTCAGTGCAGTGGTACGGCTGTGGGCTCAGTTAATTATGAGATACATTTTTCCAGACACATGGAGACAAGAAGGAGAAGTCTTTGTTTATCTTATGTGACCTGTGACgagtatttaatattttgtggAAGTGAAAAACAtctggttttcatttcatttgtcacTCAGATCTGAAGATTtgcatacatatattttttaggTTTTAACAGTAGATGTTGACTTATGCTGCAGTTCAAATTTCTGATTTCATCATAGCCGTGTTAATAATGATGATTTAAACAGTTTCAGAGTAAAAATAACATTGACAGCCTCACTGTGTAGCTTTGGCTAACATTAGAGCTACGTCTACAGTCAAGTCTCTGTGAAGCTGTGATAAATATGTCAAAATACATGTGCTGGTTGTATTTAGTACAGGTGGTATATTAGGTCTCAACATTTTAGAACTCAACAGGATCCACACATGTTAGCTGTCTTCATATACCAACAGagctgagcatgtgcagctgTCACCGGTGAACCCTGTCAGCATGGAGGTGCGAGTTTACACTATAGGGCACGTGACTGCATCCTTAAGGGGTTAACActcacacacgtacacacacaacatccttgttgttttccttcattGACCATCGCTCTTTGCCTAACCTCTAACTGTAACATTCACCGCTACGTGTCTAACCTTAAACCTGATTCTCTAACCTTCCAGcctaaaaataacaattttccTTATGATGCCTGGTAAACACCTGGTGGACCAGCTTCAAAAGTAGACACTTTTCTGGGTAGTTTCTATTCCTGTCAGGACCCCACAAGGCagagaaaacatgcacacaagagCACACAGACACCAGATAGGATGGCTACCATTAATATCAGCGGCAGCAGTATTGATTTTCTACAGCCGTCAAAGCTGTCAGCCGTTCTATTGAGAGGCTTGACCTACTGCACTTCTAAACCGAGAATCTGATAAAGCGCCTCTGCAGCCCTGAACCAAAATAACCAAAGACAAAACAAGGTACAgaagaaaatgtgtatcagcctacTCTCTGACACTGTTTTCAAGAGAGGCTTACAGTGAGTGAGTGGCTTTTGAGCAAGAACACAAGGTTGTTAATGGAAGCAGAAGTTGTcattttgtgaatgtttttttatggaaaagattttttttaaagagctgTGTCAAAATGAGTCCCATTATGAATTCGGTGTTTTTTTAAGGACTgtataaatagaaaatacatCCTTTAAAAAGAGTCTATGTTTCCAAAGAGACCTTTCTTAATTTGGGGCTTGGCTTTACTGCTTGCTGGTATTATTGTCAGTTACTGGGGACCAAAAAATCCAAATTTGGGTATATGGTAGCTGGAACTGGAACAAACTGAGGTTGGATTAGCAAGCAGCAGACGCCACAGCTGAGCATGATCACGTGGCCACCATGAGAGACATCTGTTCTTTAAAAACTAACACACTCCTGTTTAAACCTCTTTTAGTTGAAACATCACTTGTAAAAATCCCCATAAAGACATATATTAGAAGACAGAAAATTAGCTGTGGCGTTTACTAGTTTACTACTGCGCTATAAACTCTGTGGGGCTgaactttgagctaaatgcgaACGTTGtcatgctaaaatgctcacaatgactatgctaacatactgatgttAAGCAGATACAATGTTTACTATGCTCagcatcttagtttagcgtgttagcatgctaacttttgCTCATTAGCATGACACACAAATTGCACtcacacagctgaggctgatctgaatgacatttgtttttcaaatatttaGCCGAATAAAACCTCATAGTTTTAGCCATTAGAAAAACTTGCTTGCTTGCTTGGTGGGTGACACCTGGCGTCATGAATGTTGATATTTTGGTATTTATTAACTTTTAGTCACTCTATTACTTGATTCGCTTACTGGTTTACAGTATCTCAATAAGCTAGGCAAATGACAGTTGCAGccaacaggaaaaacaaataaatacaaggtgaaaatgaataatgaagATGATAGTTTATGTTACTTAATAGAATAACACTAAGTACAGCTAGAAAGCTTCtgtgcagctttagctgacatTTCTTAGAAATCCCATTCATATTTTTCAGAGGAATTTTGGATTACACAGTTAACAGTAGAAATGCATGTTATAGCCTGCATAATTACAGCAGGCTACATCTGTGTTGGCTGCTGCGGGGCTCAAACCTGtggccttttgtttttttgcagtttcTTAGTGGTGAGAGACACATTTCTGCCAAGATGTGATGATCCAGTCCAGTCAGAATTTTGGTTCTGCAGGCTGTTGTGCAGTGTTTAGTGACTGACGGTTATATAACCAGCTTCCAAAGTGCCAGTAGCAGACAGGCCAGGATTGAGTCAAGGATTTTCATATACAGCTGAAGACTGTCATGAGCAGTTTTCTAAGCTACGTATGTctttttcagaaatattaacTTGTTATTATTATCCGTGGAACTGTTGTTAGATTTAaatgctgtctgtctgccacACCCTCCAGGAACATGCCTTTGAGAGCAGTCAGAAGTATAAAGAGGGCAAGTTCATCATCGAGCTGGCCCACATGATCAAGGACAACGGCTGGGACTGACGGACGAGCAGCCGGGACACGACCGCAACAGagggaaggggtgggggggtgggggtggctGGATGACTGGATAGATGGAAGTGGGGGAGTGGCAGGGGGGTCATGTGTGGTGGTTGAGTGTGTGACTTTGGTTTGGCTGATTTACCATTAACCTCTGTAACTCTCTGCCCATCCCTCCCTGCCGCGCCTCTTGATGTAcacaccagacacacacacacacacacacacacacacacacacacacacacacacacacacacacacacacacgcacacacacacacacacacacacacacacacacacacacacacacacttcaaggCCCCTGACATCCCAGcttgacagagagacagactagaCAGACTTGGACGCAGCTAGCAGAACTAGGTGACCTGCCAGCAAGAGAAGATGTCTCACTTTCAcgtttgttttttactgaaaCATGATTTGACAGCTCTTAAAAGGGCGGCAACATTTCTATACATGCTGGGAGACCTCTTCATTGTGTGAAGTATTCCAGTAATGTTAAAACCAGTTTTTAACAGGTCATTGGAAAATTAGCCAGAAAGAGGCCAGTTGGGCAGGCCTGTTGGGGTTCATTGGCCTTCGTTGAAGAGCTGACAGGCATTCACTCCGTCCTCAGCTTGAATGAGATGACCTAAGATGATTATAGCAAATCCAGCTGATCGGGGCCATGCCAGCTGGGCCAGTGATGAGGCCTGGCGCCGAGGCTTGGCACGGAGGCCTGAGCACATGGGTGTTGGGTTGTTGCAGGGGGTGGGTGCAGGGATTGCCTCCCCACCAGGCCGCTCACTCAACATGGTGGGGAGAGGACGATCCTGATCCACTTATGCGGTGGCTCTGATGGCTTCTTGCTAGGATCCATTCCATGTCTTGCCAGTGATGCAGCTCAGGATGGGCAGGGTGGGCTGAGAGTgaaagagatacagacagacagccacCAGCTTGTCCTAAAACCTCACAGGAATTTGCCCTCGCAGCAGCAAAGCAGCTCCCCCGGGTTTTTATTCATCCTTCAATACAACAAGTCGTGTAAAGTGATCTGCTGATCCTTCCCGTGTACGTCTGGTGTTGGCGGACGCATCGCTGCGTCCCCCTTTGTCACATGGCCAGATAGAATTACACAACATAAGCGTGTCTCAGGTGAACAACTTTGGCTGGGATTCCCAAAGGTTTGCGAGCACTGTGAGCATCTTTCTGCTGTTGAAGGTTGATGAGCAAAGGTGACGAGGCTCTGCAAACTTGGGGTTGGGGGTGGGTTGGGGCAACTAATGCTTAGTCAGACAAATATTGCCCCTGCTATCATGCAAAACAGTTTGATTTGAAGAAACTGACAAATTAATGGCCAATGCATGACTGGTTTCATGGGCCAAGGGCAAATGcaaatagtaaaacaaaaaaaaaaaacaccaaaagaaagttattacttttactgaagttatGAGGTATATACATGACCTCGGAGGTGTGTATTATAGATACATATGTATAAAAGGTAATACCTATCACTCGTACGCTCTCTTTCAGTCTGGGATGACTACTGTTCAACTGCTAGTTACACTGATCTTAACTACCTGGCCTTCACAAAGCATTATAACAAACTTACTGGGCAACGTTCTAGATAGACCTACTTATTGTTTTGTACCAACaaatttaagattattttactttttcatattttgcTCACCTCAGATAGTTTACTAAATATTCCTCATGCATCATGAGCCTTCGAGTTATGACATATGGTGATATGACATGATGGGTAATATTTGAGGCAACATTAATGGGAAGCATTGCTCAGGTACCCTGATGCTAACTTTTCTTTGCTAAAGCCAGGATCCTGCCTAATGTAATGCGTTATTCTCTGATGGAAATGTATTACTTTCAAATGAGAGAATCCATTATAGCTGCCATCTATCCCGTGGAAATGCAACGTTTATGCATGCATTAAGTAAAACCAGTGTTCAGAACACTTTTGAGCTTGTTCCTTATCACGTTTGTTTGTGAAAAGAAAATTTTGCATCTATTAAATTTGCAATGAAACCTTATGCTGTAATACAACATCACATCAATTTCGTCTCAGTCCATTTGAGCTGTGAGATCCTTCTGCAATGGCACAAAAGCATCACAGATTAAATATGATCATGGCTTAGAAAGGTACAATTAGTTGCCCTGTAGTTTCCCCTTGTTGCAAACATTGCTCAAGACGTTGCCCTGTATATGGAGAGTCCTAATCAATAATCTCCGGTTACAACCAAACATAAACAGATAACTCTTTTCAGTAACACGCAGCAGCTGAGTGCTCAGTCGGAGGCTGCGACATCAAACCCAGCACAACCAAAGAACCCACCCATAAACAATAAATTGACCAAACAAAAGATCTAATTTTGCTTGGGCaaagtgttgcaaaataactgGGTATGTATAGCTGAAAGCCAAGGTTGTGGATAGCCTTTCTCTGTCATATATATAATGCATTATGATTTTGTAAACAAAAGAtcttaatatataaatatattctaTTTACTGTATTCACCATGAGGATTACCATTCATGTCAACCTCTGTGTTACAGACTGTAAATAGTGttaatgtattgtgttttatctaTGATCCATACATTGATGAATGAATATGATTTAGGTCATGTCATGCTTTCTCTCTGGTACCCCACATTGGCTGTACGATACTActtttttactgaaaatgtttcaattttaatgtcttttgtAAAGGAGGATGCTGATGTTGACTATATATCATTGGATCTTCATCTAATAAAATGCACCTTGATATCTGTATGGAATATAGAGTTTGTTTCTTCTCATGTAACTTAGACCTTGATATTGGGTGTCATGCGCTTTAAA
Proteins encoded:
- the ypel2b gene encoding protein yippee-like 2, with amino-acid sequence MVRMTRSKTFQAYLPSCHRTYSCIHCRAHLANHDELISKSFQGSQGRAYLFNSVVNVGCGPAEERVLLTGLHAVADIYCENCKTTLGWKYEHAFESSQKYKEGKFIIELAHMIKDNGWD